In one window of Meleagris gallopavo isolate NT-WF06-2002-E0010 breed Aviagen turkey brand Nicholas breeding stock chromosome 4, Turkey_5.1, whole genome shotgun sequence DNA:
- the ABCE1 gene encoding ATP-binding cassette sub-family E member 1, which produces MADKLTRIAIVNHDKCKPKKCRQECKKSCPVVRMGKLCIEVTPQSKIAWISETLCIGCGICIKKCPFGALSIVNLPSNLEKETTHRYCANAFKLHRLPIPRPGEVLGLVGTNGIGKSTALKILAGKQKPNLGKYDDPPDWQEILTYFRGSELQNYFTKILEDDLKAIIKPQYVDQIPKAAKGTVGSILDRKDETKTQTVVCQQLDLTHLKERNVEDLSGGELQRFACAVVCIQKADIFMFDEPSSYLDVKQRLKAAITIRSLINPDRYIIVVEHDLSVLDYLSDFICCLYGVPSAYGVVTMPFSVREGINIFLDGYVPTENLRFRDASLVFKVAETANEEEVKKMCMYKYPGMKKKMGEFELSIVAGEFTDSEIMVMLGENGTGKTTFIRMLAGRLTPDEGGEVPILNVSYKPQKISPKSTGSVRQLLHEKIRDAYTHPQFVTDVMKPLQIENIIDQEVQTLSGGELQRVALALCLGKPADVYLIDEPSAYLDSEQRLMAARVMKRFILHAKKTAFVVEHDFIMATYLADRVIVFDGVPSKNTVANSPQTLLAGMNKFLSQLEITFRRDPNNYRPRINKLNSIKDVEQKKSGNYFFLDD; this is translated from the exons ATGGCAGACAAATTAACAAGAATTGCAATTGTCAACCATGACAAATGTAAGCCAAAGAAATGCCGTCAAGAGTGCAAAAAGAGTTGTCCTGTGGTTCGAATGG GAAAACTTTGCATAGAAGTCACACCACAGAGCAAAATAGCATGGATCTCTGAAACACTTTGTATTGGTTGTGGGATTTGCATCAAG aaatgtCCTTTTGGAGCCTTGTCGATTGTTAACTTACCGAGCAACCTggagaaagaaacaacacaCAGATACTGTGCCAATGCCTTCAAACTTCAcag GTTGCCTATCCCTCGTCCAGGTGAAGTCCTGGGTTTGGTTGGAACCAATGGTATTGGAAAATCAACTGCCTTGAAAATTCTAGCAGGAAAGCAGAAGCCAAATCTTGGAAAATACGAT GATCCACCTGACTGGCAGGAAATTTTGACTTATTTCCGAGGTTCTgaattacaaaattatttcacCAAGATCCTGGAAGATGACCTAAAAGCTATCATTAAGCCTCAGTACGTGGACCAGATCCCTAAAGCCGCAAAG GGAACAGTGGGATCAATTCTGGATAGAAAGGATGAAACTAAGACACAAACTGTTGTATGTCAGCAGCTTG ACTTAACccatctgaaagaaagaaatgttgaggacCTTTCAGGAGGAGAGCTTCAGAGATTTGCTTGTGCAGTTGTTTGCATTCAGAAGGCTGATAT CTTCATGTTTGATGAACCTTCGAGCTACCTGGACGTCAAGCAGCGCTTGAAAGCTGCTATTACTATTCGATCCCTAATAAACCCTGACAG GTACATTATTGTTGTAGAGCATGATCTAAGCGTGTTAGATTATCTCTCTGACTTTATCTGCTGCCTGTATGGTGTGCCAAGTGCTTACGGTGTTGTCACTATGCCTTTCAGCGTAAGAGAAG GCATAAACATCTTTTTAGATGGCTATGTTCCCACTGAAAATCTGAGGTTTCGAGATGCATCTCTGGTATTTAAAGTGGCTGAAACAGCTAATGAAGAAGAGGTTAAAAAGATGTGTATGTACAAATAtccaggaatgaaaaaaaagatgggagAATTTGAACTATCCATAGTAGCTGGAGAATTTACAGATTCTGAAATCATGGTGATGTTAGGGGAAAATG GAACTGGCAAAACTACGTTTATCCGAATGCTTGCAGGAAGACTTACACCTGATGAAGGAG GTGAGGTCCCAATTCTAAACGTCAGCTACAAGCCACAGAAGATCAGTCCTAAATCTACA gGAAGTGTTCGTCAGCTACTGCATGAGAAGATAAGAGATGCCTATACCCATCCCCAGTTTGTAACTGATGTAATGAAACCTCTCCAAATAGAAAACATCATTGACCAAGAG GTTCAAACACTGTCTGGTGGTGAGTTGCAACGTGTTGCGTTAGCTCTTTGTCTTGGTAAACCTGCAGATGTCTACCTAATTGATGAACCTTCTGCTTATTTGGACTCTGAACAACGTCTAATGGCTGCTAGAGTCATGAAACG tttcattctcCATGctaaaaaaacagcttttgtggTAGAACATGACTTTATCATGGCTACGTATCTTGCTGATCGGGTGATTGTTTTTGATGGCGTTCCTTCCAAGAACACAGTTGCAAACAG TCCTCAGACTCTCTTGGCTGGAATGAATaagtttttatctcaacttGAAATCACTTTCAGAAGAGATCCTAACAACTACAGACCAAGAATAAACAAACTTAATTCAATCAAG gATGTGGAACAAAAGAAGAGCGGAAACTACTTTTTCTTGGATGACTAA